The following DNA comes from Verrucomicrobiia bacterium.
TACGGCAACATAAAAGAGGCGGCGTTCTTCTTCGAGTTGATCCGGATCGTGTAAGCAACGAGCCATCGGGAGCGCGCCGTCGCACAGCATGATGAGAAAAACGATTTTCCATTCGAGTCCTTTGGCTTGATGAATAGTGCTGAGTTTTAGGGTGTCTTGTAGTTGATTTTCTTTATTTTCTTCAAGACGTCCTTGAGGTGTGTCGACGTTGGTAAGGAGAGTGATTTGAGAAAGGAAATCGGATAGGGTTTCGAATTGTTGGGAAAATTCTTGTAATTGACGAAGATCGTCGAGGCGTTGTTCTGCGTTATCAAAAGTTAATTTGAGATAATTTTCATAAAATTTTTCGAGGATAAGTTGAATAAAAGTTGCGTTATCGGGATTAGCTGCTGGATCGGCTGACATCGCGCGTAATTGATCGATGAGTTGTGAAAGTTTTTGCCAAGACGTTAACGATTTGGCGCTGGTGGGTGAGATGCCATCCCAAACCGTTTTGCCTTGAAGCTGTGACCAAAGCTTTTCGGCTCCTCGATCTCCGATGCCCGGCAGAAGTTGTGCCGTCCGCTTAAAAGCGACTTCATCATTTGGATTGATGGCAATTTTTAATATGGCGCATAGGTCTTTAATATGAGCTTGTTCAAAAAATTGAATGCCGGAGGTAATTAAGAAGGGAATGTTGCGACGGCTGAGTTCGAGTTGTAATTCGATAGCGTGGGAGTGAGCGCGGTAGAGAATAGCGATTTCATTTAATGCGATACCTTCGTCATGGAGTTCTTGAATGCGTTGTGCAATGAAACGTGCCTGTTGTGTAGCATCAGTTAAAGGCACGAGAGCAGGTTTGGCACTGGCCGGCTTGTTAGAATGCAGATGTTTGGGGTGTTGTTTGACGTTGTGCGAAATAGAAGCGTTAGCTACGGCAAGAATTTCTGGAGTGCTGCGATAGTTGGTTTCGATGCGATAGGTGGTGGCTTCGGGATATTTTTTGGGGAAATCCAGGATGTTGGCGAAGTTGGCGCCACGCCAAGAGTAAATGCTTTGGGCATCATCACCAACGACCATGAGATTTTTATGTTGCGCAGCAAGTAAATCAATAAGTCGTGCTTGGACAAGGTTAGTGTCTTGATATTCGTCGACCAATAAATAAAGCCATTGTTGTTGGTAGCGTTGGCGAATGGTTTCATGATTTTCCAAAAGTGCTAAAGGTAAAGTGAGTAGATCATCATAATCGACGACGTTTGAACTTTTTTTGCGTTGTTGAAAAACAGTTTGAAGTTGGGTGAGTTGGGGTAGGTATTCTGTGAGATGGACAAAGTTGCTGGAGGCTAATTGCTCCAAACTTTGTTGTGTGTTAATGGCAAGACTAAATAATTCCAGAATGGCGTCGGCTCGAGGGAAGAGTTTGTCTTTTTTATCTTTTTTGTCTTTAACGCTTAGTCCTAAACTGGCTAAGCAGGAGGTGAGAAGGGATTTAGAATCTTCACGGTCTAAAATGGTGAAATCAGGTCGTAACCCCACTTCCGAGGCGTGTCTTCGGAGTAGTCGATTACCGATGGCGTGAAAGGTGCCGCCCCAGATTTGTGAAGCGTCAATCGGCAAAAGATTTTCCACACGATAAAGCATTTCTCGAGCAGCTTTGTTGGTGAAAGTGAGCAGTAAAATTTGTTGGGGAGCGATGCCATTTTCGAATAAATAAGCGACGCGATAAATTAAAGTGCGAGTTTTTCCGCTGCCAGCGCCGGCGATGACAAGGGCCGGGCCGGGCGCGGCTGTCACGGCGGCGAATTGATCGGTATTAAGCTCTTGAGCGTAATCAATTTTTTGCGTGGTATGATGAGTTTGAAGAGTGTAGCGCAAGGGAAATTAAGGATTATAAATTAATAATTAATTAAGAATGATGTAATAAGTTGATTTTGACCTTTTGAATGATTGTAATAAAAATAGCGATTTCATAATTCATTCTTGCTTTGTTAAAAATTCTTCGACCAATGCCGCATAAGCGATAGCGCCTGTGCTATGGAGATCGTAAGCAAAAATAGGTTTTCCATGACTGGGAGCTTCACCCAAACGAATGGTGCGTGGAATTAAGGTTTCATAAAGAGAGGCACCAAGATGGTTTTTGACTTCTTGAATGACGGTTTGGGAAAGTTTGGTGCGAGCATCATACATAGTCATGAGAATGCCTTCGATTTGGAGATTGGGATTGGCGGTTTGGCGGATGCGTTCGATATAACTCAAAATTTTGCTGAGCCCTTCCAGAGAAAGATATTCGCATTGTAGCGGGATTAAAATGCTGTCGGCAGCGATTAATGCTTGAGTCATGAGCGCGCCGAGGCTGGGTGGACAATCGATAAAAACAAAATCGAAGGTGGGATTGAGGCGAAGCGGTTCAAGAATCTGTTTTAAGCGGTGGATTGAATTTTCGAGTTGTGCGATTTCGATTTCGATGCCAGCTAAATCTTTTTCAGAAGGGAGTAATGAAAGGTTGAGATAATCGGTAGGAGCGATGAATGTTTCTAAGGGTCGATTATCACCTAACAAAACAGGGTAAAGGCTCAGGTTGGGCTGCTCTTGAAAACCCACAGCGCTTGTGGCGCTAGCTTGGGGGTCGAGGTCAATTAAAAGAACTTTTTTATCTTTAGCGGCTAACCCTGCAGAAAGGTTAACGGCTGTGGTGGTTTTGCCCACGCCGCCTTTTTGATTGGCTATGGCGATAATTTTCATGTTTGAAAGAGAGATAACAATTTATTTTGAAATTTAATAAAGAGAAAAAGAGGAAAAAGAAATCAATTTTACGATAAGTTTAATTTTCAGAGTGAGTTTTGCGAGCTTGAAAGGCCAGTGAAAAATTCGTATATTAAGCAGGAGATGAAAATGTTGAATTTGGTTGAAACCACAGCGGATTGGTTAAAGGGCGACGACGCGCAAGAAAATAGTATCGTTCTGAGCAGTCGTATGCGTTTGGCGCGCAATCTGGTGGGTTACGCTTTTCCAACGTGGGCTAAGAAAGCCGAACGAGAAAAAGTATTGTCGGTGGTGATGCCGGTGGTTTTGGAATTATCGCCGATGGAGAGTCCTTTGGTAGCGGAGTCGATGGAGAGTTTTTCCGTTTTAGATAAGCAGATTTTGGTTGAGCAACATTTGATTAGTCGTGAACATGCAGCAAAGGCGGGCGGCAGTGGCGTAGTGGTGAGTCATGACCGTTCGCTGAGTATCATGATTGATGAGGAGGATCATTTGCGCATGCAGGCTTTTAAGCCTGGGTTGCAGTTGGATGCGGTGTGGAAGATGATTAACAAAGTAGACGATGATTTGGATGAGAAATTGCATTTTGCTTTTTCGGATCGTTACGGTTATTTGACGGCTTGCCCGACGAATGTGGGAACGGGGATGCGGGCTTCGGCTATGTTGCATTTGCCGGCTTTGGTGTTGGCGGATCAGATCAATCAAATTGTGCAAGCAGTCGGAAAGTTGGGATTAGCGGTGCGAGGATTGTATGGTGAAGGAACGGAAGCATTGGGTAATTTGTTTCAAGTTTCGAATCAGATGACTTTAGGCGAATCGGAAGAGGAGATTATTGAGCGCTTGAATAAGGTGATTACGCAGATTGTTGAGCACGAAGAAAATGCGCGTGCAACTTTACTCGAGAAAAGTCCGCGAGTGGTGGCGGATCAAGTGGGTCGCGCTTATGGAATTTTGAGTCATTGTCGTTCGATTTCGTCAAAGGAGGCGTTGAATTTATTGTCATTGATTCGTTTGGGTATGGAAATGGGAATTTTTGCGAAAGAAGCAAGCGCCATTGTGAGTGATTTGATGATTGTGACGCAACCGGCCCATTTACAGTTTCATTGTGAACAAAAGTTATCAGCAGAAGATCGCGATGGGTTGCGAGCAGACTTAATTCGAGAAAAGCTTTCTGTTTTGAAGCGACCT
Coding sequences within:
- a CDS encoding ATP-dependent helicase, coding for MRYTLQTHHTTQKIDYAQELNTDQFAAVTAAPGPALVIAGAGSGKTRTLIYRVAYLFENGIAPQQILLLTFTNKAAREMLYRVENLLPIDASQIWGGTFHAIGNRLLRRHASEVGLRPDFTILDREDSKSLLTSCLASLGLSVKDKKDKKDKLFPRADAILELFSLAINTQQSLEQLASSNFVHLTEYLPQLTQLQTVFQQRKKSSNVVDYDDLLTLPLALLENHETIRQRYQQQWLYLLVDEYQDTNLVQARLIDLLAAQHKNLMVVGDDAQSIYSWRGANFANILDFPKKYPEATTYRIETNYRSTPEILAVANASISHNVKQHPKHLHSNKPASAKPALVPLTDATQQARFIAQRIQELHDEGIALNEIAILYRAHSHAIELQLELSRRNIPFLITSGIQFFEQAHIKDLCAILKIAINPNDEVAFKRTAQLLPGIGDRGAEKLWSQLQGKTVWDGISPTSAKSLTSWQKLSQLIDQLRAMSADPAANPDNATFIQLILEKFYENYLKLTFDNAEQRLDDLRQLQEFSQQFETLSDFLSQITLLTNVDTPQGRLEENKENQLQDTLKLSTIHQAKGLEWKIVFLIMLCDGALPMARCLHDPDQLEEERRLFYVAVTRARDALYLTYPLMRLQRNPITGDLFQTRSRFLNEIPEKLLEEWKVETPATSFSQTNPGNLRGSANWL
- a CDS encoding AAA family ATPase; this translates as MKIIAIANQKGGVGKTTTAVNLSAGLAAKDKKVLLIDLDPQASATSAVGFQEQPNLSLYPVLLGDNRPLETFIAPTDYLNLSLLPSEKDLAGIEIEIAQLENSIHRLKQILEPLRLNPTFDFVFIDCPPSLGALMTQALIAADSILIPLQCEYLSLEGLSKILSYIERIRQTANPNLQIEGILMTMYDARTKLSQTVIQEVKNHLGASLYETLIPRTIRLGEAPSHGKPIFAYDLHSTGAIAYAALVEEFLTKQE
- a CDS encoding protein arginine kinase, producing MKMLNLVETTADWLKGDDAQENSIVLSSRMRLARNLVGYAFPTWAKKAEREKVLSVVMPVVLELSPMESPLVAESMESFSVLDKQILVEQHLISREHAAKAGGSGVVVSHDRSLSIMIDEEDHLRMQAFKPGLQLDAVWKMINKVDDDLDEKLHFAFSDRYGYLTACPTNVGTGMRASAMLHLPALVLADQINQIVQAVGKLGLAVRGLYGEGTEALGNLFQVSNQMTLGESEEEIIERLNKVITQIVEHEENARATLLEKSPRVVADQVGRAYGILSHCRSISSKEALNLLSLIRLGMEMGIFAKEASAIVSDLMIVTQPAHLQFHCEQKLSAEDRDGLRADLIREKLSVLKRPDMSLVKPIKKGKQDE